A stretch of DNA from Prinia subflava isolate CZ2003 ecotype Zambia chromosome 21, Cam_Psub_1.2, whole genome shotgun sequence:
TGGTAGCATCCTGCCAAGGGACAGGCTGCAGATGGAATTAACAAACTTGTTCTGATCGCCTCACCCTTCAACTTCATTTCTCTGTACTTGTAGAGGGGGGATGTACAGCAGAGTATTATTTGTTTGTGTGTATAAAAATGCATGCATACTTGGAACCAGCAACAACTCCTTCTCCCTCTTGCAGACTGGAACTGAGctctggaaaaacaaagcagagctTGGAGCATGAGGCCTGAGGATTGCCTTACACAGCCAGGGGTAGGAATTTACTGTTTCTCTTGGCTGCTTGGTCATAGATGAGCTATTGGGACAAGTGTCTGATCTCCAGAGAAGAGAATTCTCTTATTTCTTTGTCAAATGTAGATGTAGATGTTAATCCCATCCTAGAAGGGATTAAGAGAAGGTTGTATTAAAATAGAGGCAAATGTTATAGTTACATGTGGCTCAAAGGCACTGAAGTGGAGTTTTTACTAAGGTCTATGTTTTCCTGAGCTTTAAGGCTGTGCTGACCTTCCTTTCTTTAGGCTCATTTGCACATTAATTTTCTAAAGAGCCCAGCACAGAACTGAGCAAATAATGTGTAGTCAACAGCAACagattgtttttccttttcttgcagGTGGTAGCTAAGCAGTGAGCAGGATGCCCCCAGGCATTTACTGCCCTACGGAATTCTGGTCCAAGGGGGAGAACCAAAACATCCAGGTGGACTTTTTGCTGCCCACAGGCATATACCTGAACCTCTCAGTGCCCTGCAATGCCAGCCTGGGCACCATCAAGCAGGTAACAGCCTTATACCAGCTGTGAGGTGACAGTCTGTGTTACAGCCAGAGCCCCATCTGCTCCAGAGTTTAGCCTCCAATGGCAGGCACTTAGGATGAGAGTAAAAAAAGGGATATGAAGTAATGTGAGAGTGCTATCCACAGGGACAGAAGGATCTTTGGGAACTGGATAGTGTTGACAAGACTTGAGGAGCTCTTGGCTGCTGTCACAGATTTCATGTTACTGGGAGCAAGTTACTTAACCCAATTTTGTTTGCAGTGTGAGTAATTGCTCTGTTTCACAGGACCAGAGTCAGCAGGTGCTTACTGTGAGATATTCAGGTGGGGGGTATTTAAATGCTCAGGCTGAGGGATTATCATTGcccaaaacaaaaagcaagcaTGAAAAAAGGAAGTCACTTAAAGGCACCTGCAAATAAACCTATCCACGAGCTGGAGCCACCAGAcctggctgaggagcagcctgggattgCAGGACCAGGGGTGCTGAGAGGAGCttgggctgtgctctgcctcaGCTGTGTGCTGAGGAGAGGTGGTGGGTGACAGCGGCAGGGTGACAACAGCTGGGTGAGGTGTGCAGGGTGACAGCAACCAGGTGACAGCAGCCGGGTGACAATGGCAGGGTGACAGTGGGAGGGTGATAGCGGGAGGGTGACAATGGGAGGGTGACAGCAGCCAGGTGACAATGGgagggtgacagcagcaggtgACAATGGgagggtgacagcagcaggtgACAATGGgagggtgacagcagcagggtgaCAATGGGAGGGTGACAGTGGCCAGGTGACAATGGgagggtgacagcagcagggtgaCAATGGgagggtgacagcagcagggtgaCAATGGGAGGGTGACAGTggcagggtgacagcagcaggtgACAATGGGAGGTGCCCACGAGGTGACGCTGCGCGCTGCCCGCAGGTGCTCTGGAAGCACGCGCAGTATGAGCCGCTGTTCCACATGCTCAGTGACCCCGAGGCCTACGTGTTCACCTGCATCAACCAGACGGccgagcagcaggagctggaggacgAGCAGCGCCGCCTCTGCGacatccagcccttcctgcccGTCCTGCGCCTCGTGGCGCGCGAGGGGGACAGGGCCAAGAAGGTCCTCAACTCCCAGATCAGCCTGCTCATCGGGAAAGGTCAGCCCGCACCGCTCCCGTCCAGCCCGGCTGCCTGTGGGGCGGAGCTGGAGCCCTGCTCATGCTCTGGGGCATCAGAGGTTCGGTCTGCAGTGGGTGCAGAGAGGGAGCACTACCTGTCAGAGCCaggggagctggtgctgctgctggcagagcgCTGGGGGCTGGGTCGGGGCGGCTGCGCACTGTGAATGATTGCCGGGAGCTCTGCTTTTGGCCACGTGTTAAACATGTGCTCAGCGAGACTTTCACAGACATTTGAGGAGAAGGTTCATTTCCCCCAGTGTCTGCAGATGCTTATTTTGCCTTCCTCTCTTGCTTTCCACGCAGGTCTGCACGAGTTTGACTCTGTGCAGGACCCAGAGGTGAGCGATTTCCGCACCAAAATGTGCCAGTTCTGCGAGGAGAAAGCGGCAAAGcggcagcagctcagctgggcagcGTGGATGGAGTACAGCttccccctgcagctggagcccgTGGCCAAGGGCCTCGGGACTGGCTCTCTGCAAATCCCCACCAAGAACATTTTTGTCAACGTCAAGTTCCAGTCTGGCGGGGTAAAGCTTTTCTGTCACAGCTTTGATggtttgtgcttttcctttggaaGCCTCTGTGTGTGTACCTGGACAGTGTTTCCATGTGTTCAGTGCTCATCTTCGTTCTCCAGGTTCCTTTCCCTGTGGAGAGGGTTGGGAGGGAGCTGTTCTCCCTCCTGAACATGCACTGGGTGCACTGGTTAGCTGGGGGCTGAGGTTGCTGCATGTACATGGGCTGGAAACCCTTTTGGGTTTGGGTAGGAAAGGAGCACAGAATCCAATACCTGACTTTCCTTTGGAAGCTCGAGagcctgctcagctcagcaAACCCTGCTTGCAGGCACTGGTCTGTGCTGCCCCTgggcccctgctgctgcctcctgcccttgGTTGATGTTCTGCATGCTGTGCCTCGGCATGAAGCCAGGTCCCCCTCACAGGAAAAGGGCCTTCAGAGCAGTGTGTTTGAGCATGGGGACCCTCgcagcctctgccctgctgctggaatgaCTCTGGGAAGGTTTTTAGTGACTGGCAGCCACGCGAGCTGGTGATCCctactgtgtgtgtgtgattgtACCTTCCCGTCCTGCtgctcactgccagcagcaggaatgttGTTCCCTGTCTGTGCCCCTTCACCCTGTGCTGGTGTCTGAGTTTGCTGCGTTGTTGGGATTGCAGGAGAGCTTCACGTTCCAGATCTCCCCCTGGGAGTTCCCCATCACCTTGATGAGCTATGCTATTAAGAAACAGGCTACTGTGTTCCGCCACGAGACCGTGCAGAAGCCAGAGGACTACACCCTGCAGGTGAATGGGAAATGTGAATATCTCTATGGGAACTACCCCCTGTACCGGTTCCAGGTGAGCCTCGTGTCTTCCTTTATCAGTGACTCTGTTCCCACATGGCCTGCTCTTGCTGGGGGCGTGGGTTGGGACATGCTGGCAAGGAGACAGCGCTGTTTACAGGAGTGCAGCATCCAGTGGCAGGACCTGGATGCTACTTAGGGCAAAGGACACTTCTAGCAACCTAATAAATCCTTATTCTGGGGGGCCAGTGGTCTAAGCCTGTCCCTGGGTGCCAAGTGCTGTGTAAATACATTTAGAGACTGTGGTTCTGGAAATATCTGCTTGCTGGTATGGTGGGATGAGGGTTCTCCTGTTGAAATTTGAGCAAGTAATCCTGAGTCGTGTGCCCCTCTGGCAGGGCAGTCTCCTGCTGGGAGTGCTGAATCCTCCTCAGTGCTTTCCCTAAATGCAGCCATGACTCCATTGATGAAATGCCAGCTGTAAAAGGCACTTCATATTCTCAGTTCTGGCAACATGAGGCCAGTGAGTTGCAGGTTTATAAAGCAAGAGGAGATAGCTGAGAAGTGGAATGGGGTTGTGGCTGTGTCCTTCCCTGGGTCCCTGCACAggtccctgcctggctgggtgGCCCTGGCCGGGTGGCCTGGCTGACCCTGTCCCCTCTCAGCACATCCGCAGCTGCCTGCAGCGGGGCCTGACCCCCCACCTGACCATGGTGCACTCCTCTGCCATCATTGCCATGAGGGACGAGCAGAGCAACTGCATCACCAGCCCCCCCAAGGCGGCCTGCAAGCCCCCCCCGCTCCCCAAGAAAAAGGTAAAGGGGGGCAGTGACCCTGGGCtcaccctgggctctgctggtggatgtgctgggcttggctgggagcagcagtgggttctccctgccctcctcaggACAGGTGCCCAGCGGGGGTCTAAGATGGAAATTTCCAGCCCCCTTCCCTGGCTGTCCCAGGCTTCTTGCTCTTTTCTGTGGGACCCAAAGGCCTGGAATGGGAGATGAGTCCTGGTGCTGACTTGAGAGGCCTTTGTTGCACCTGTTTCTGATCAGAAcccttttctcttcccagcCAAACTACGGCTCTCTCTGGTCCTTGGAGCAGCCTTTCTACATCGAGCTGGTGCAAGGCAGCAAGGTCAACGCAGATGAGAGAATGAAGGTGGGCCCTGACTCACTCCGGGGTTTGTGCCTGTGCTTTCCCAGCCACATCCCTCTCCTTCGTGTGGGGAGGGCAGTGGAGGTGGCTCTGTGATCTCACCTGCTCCTGTGGGGCTTCCTCCAACCTTTGGAAAgtttctgagctgcagcacgACAGGAGTGGGGAGGGAAGTGGCCAGACAGCAGCCCAGCattggaaaagctgctgcagagcaagcagagctgctgccctggtgaGGGCACcgtgcagtgctgggcagggcagggaggctgcagcagcagcaggggaaagccagctctgagaagagggTGGTGGGAGAGGCAGTGACTGGCAAAGGGGAGGCAgaaagcaggaggcagcaggggctgggatgtgTGGGGTGTTTGCCATGAAGGGGGAGCAGGAAAATGGGGAGTAGGGGAAGAGCTGCCctttgggaaaggagggaaagtgGGCAAGAACGTGTCACATTAATCAATGTGCAGGTCTGCATGAAGTGAGAAGATAACACTGCCCTTACTGAAGCTGAGTAAAGAGACAGACCTCAGAGTGAATGTCTCAGTGAACTGGAAAGAGGCAGGAGCAGACACCCTGCTCAGGGGAGGGCTGCCCTGTTCCTCTCCTCTCCGTGTCCTCAGCAGCCCCCCGGGCTGATGGTTGTGTTATTGCCCGTAGCTGGTGGTGCAGGCGGGCCTGTTCCACGGCCACGAGATGCTGTGCAAGACCGTGTCCAGCGGGGAGGTGGCCGTGAGCTCGGAGCCCGTGTGGCGGCAGCGCCTGGACTTCGACATCAGCGTGAGCGACCTGCCGCGCATGGCGCGGCTCTGCCTGGCGCTCTACGCCGTCGTCGAGAAGGCCAAGAAGGCTCGCTCCACCAAGAAGAAGTCCAAGAAAGCTGTGAGTGAAGCCAGGCTGGGCCTGAGCCgggctgccggggctgcagagccaggacatGGTTCTGCACCGAGTGgcctttgctttcagaaaacTGCACGGTGATAAAACAGTTTAGAGTGATGGCAATAGCTCCTTCAATAGCAACAGGAAGCTGAGAGGTGGCTGCTTGTAAGAAAGGCTGTTTAAATGTAACTTCTCTAGAAAGACCATTAAGAAACATACCCCGCCTCTGACTGGGCCTAAAGAGGAATCACTTTAGTTGGTGTCCCTGTTTCGCTGTTCCGCAACTTCCTTGTTTTGTAGTGGAGGTTAAACCATCATCTCTGTTGCGTTTTCTTTCTAACAAGGACTTTCCTGCAAATCCCCAGTGCGGCAAATGACCAGCTAGGGAGGGAGAATAAACTGAGGAATGTGAACATTGGTTATGGCAAAGCATTAGGCAAGGTAAAATTAAAGTACAGATTGTTCAAGGTTACTGTTCGGGTGCTGCAAACTGCCCATAGAAAGTGTTAAATCACTTTGATTTGAGCATCTTATTCAGAGGTAGTGATACTTCTCACATTCCCAAACTTCTAGCCCATTAATAATTTAGTAAGTAAAAGTAGATCCAACTGCAGCCTGTAATTAAATTGCTGATTTCCCAGAGCTGTAATGTAATCCTCCAGCTCTTTGCATGTGAGAGTTTGATGAGCAGCAAACGCATTTGTGCCTCTGCAAATTATTGTTTCTGTGACCACAAAGACACAGTTCTGGTGCCTCAAGGAGAGGGTTACTCATGCCATCTGTGCTGGAGTGCAGAGGAATGAGGCACTGATGAGTGTGATACAGAGGATTGCAGTTCTGCTCACTCCTCACTGTTGGGAGGCACTTTGAGCTTTGTTGTGCTGACATCAGTGGAGTTCTCAGGGTTACTGTGCAGTCATGTCTGGGAGCACCAGCCAGCTCATGAATCCTGCTTGTGGGGACCAATTTCTGGGTTGAAGTCTTCAGACTGGAAACATTTTGAGGCCAGGACCAGGATTTACAGTTTTAttgttgggtttcttttttatttaagaatagcagaaccccagctcctcctggaggCTTTTGTTGGACAGAAGATGTGATTCATCCACAGGCTGGATGTTTGTGGTCACACTggaataattttcagttttgaagcAATGAGAAGGAAATCTTGCTGTTCTGATTGACAAAACACATCCAGTCTGTTTAGCTGAGTTGTTAAGAGTATCTTATTTATGTTTGGTCTGGTGCTGGGGAAAGGTGGGTGCATTCTGATGAGCTTTTAATATAAAATCACAACATTCACTGCAGCTGAGCActgcaaaaaggaaattttccacATAGTGAGCTACAGCTCTGAGTGAAGTGTCCAGAAATCACTTCCAATGATTGGTAAGGGCAGGTTACAGAGTGcaccctgatttttttctttgttttgattgggttttgttggggtttttttttttgttactcaGATATTTATTCCATACATGTTGCTTATATGCATACTGTCCATAGCAGATAGGTGGGACTAAATAATTTACTACCACAAAACCAGTTTGCAGGCTGACTGGGTGAGTCAGAGGGTTAATGTCACCCAGAGGGCTGGCTTTCAGTGTTCCTCTAAATCATGCAGGAGATGTCAGTCTTTAGAGTGCTGGATCCTTGTTTTGCTGGACCTTATCCACCAGAAATCTTGCCTTGTGTTTTGGCAGGCTCTGAGCTGTGGTTAGATGTCATTTGCTCTGTTAGAAAAGGTTATTGCTGGTTTATAGTGTTTTATTTGGCTTTTCCCTGTGATCTGGAAGCTGATGTCTCAAATGTGATTTTACTGAAGATATTTGGAGTAATCAAATGAGTGCCAAGGTTTGGGAGTGACTCATTTTGTCACGTGAGAGGGAAATGGGGACCCTGTTACCTCCACCACGTGCTTGGGTGTTCtctggggcagggctctgccctgtTAGAGTGCCCCAGTGGTATCTCACTGTGGTTCCTTCCCACGGGACACTGTCTGTGGGTGCCTCCACACAGAATTTCTGCCACCCAGCCCCTTTTCCACCCCTTTTCTGTGCTTGAGCCGTGGTGTGAGCTGAGCTCCGAGTGCTGCTGGATGAGGTGAAGTGTTCCATCTGGGGACCCTGACTGCAGGGAAGCTGAGCTCACTCGTGGCACGTGTgtctgctctggggctgggagctgggtgagggcagggcaggagttgTCTTGGCCATGTCTCAGTCACTTGCTGGAGTCCCTCCCCCAGAACGAGACTGCCTTGGAtttgtggggtttattttggggGTGTGCCATGGGATTTGCAGCATAAAGTTTGATTTCTATAGATAGTGTTTATTATTGTACAGAGAAGCCAAGCCCTTTTTTCCTATTATGAGCTATTTCTAGCATCCTTTGTCTCATTTTCCAGAATCGTGCCTACCCTGTGTTCCCTGTTTCAAAATTAGttcttctccctccccctcAAATTgtgaaatatatgaaatatgtAATAGTTCCCTCAAATATTGAGTGTAGAGTAGCAAGGCTTTATTGGAAAATTAGAGATCCTTCAGCTATGCCAAATACCAGATGGTGAAGTTTTAGGCACATTTGTGGGGAGCGTTTGGTGCCACTCAACACCACCCAGAGGACCCCAGGTTTTGGCAAATGCCCGGTGCAGTGTTGTACCCTGAATTTTGGAGGACCCAGCAGGGGAGCAGACAGGGTGTGCCTCTGcaggggctctgtgcccccagccctgtgcccaccGAGCGCGGTGTCCCCGCAGGACTGTCCCATCGCCTGGGTCAACGTGATGCTCTTCGACTACAAGGACCAGCTGAAGACAGGGGAGTGCTGCCTGCACATGTGGTCCTCCTTCCCAGGTACGGCAGGAGGGGGAGCTGCTCCTTGGCATCCTCAGGAGGTGGAGTggccactgctctgtgctgatggCAGCTGGAGCCCTGCCGAGGCCAGGCTTTGTTGAGCTTGGCTTTGTGAGCTGAGAGGCGGCTGCTGGCCTGAGGGTGTCACTGCCCCTCACAGGGGAGGCTCGGGAGGGTGAAGTGCTGGTGGCCAGGGAcagtctctgctctgctttctgcatcAAAGCTTCACAAGATTCGGgctcatggggttttttgtactttgtttttcagatgaGAAAGGGGAACTTCTGAACCCCATGGGCACAGTGCAGTGCAACCCCAACACAGAGAGTGCAGCAGCCCTGGTCATCTGCTTCCCCAGCGTGGCAGCACATCCTGTGTACTACCCATCCTTCGAGCAGGTGGGACACTGCTGTGGGAGGAAATTCCTCACTGTCCTTCCAGTGGGGAACTTCTGGGGCAGCCATCGACAGGGACTGGTGAATAGATATTGTTAACTGAAAATTTCACTTCTTCTCTTAACTTTATTtgtgtcccagctgctggagttgGGGAGGAATGGAGAACAACCCCGAGCTGCACCAGAAGATTCTGAGGAGGTGAGTCTTCTGCCATCAGCTTTCAGCTGCCTGCGAGCCTGGTTTCACGGACTGGTTGTTTCCCCCTGCCCCCTTCCCAGCATTTTTGACCAAAGTGGGTCATGCCCAGTCCTGTAGGGTCTCTCTGAGCTGAGCAAGCCCTGTGGGCCGAGCCTGAGCCCTGTGTGTGCTccttgctgtgggcagaggctgcagctgaaggagaTCCTGGAGCGCAGGAGCCACACGGAGCTGTACGAGCACGAGAAGGACCTGGTGTGGAAGATGAGGTACGACATCCGTGACCAGTACCCGCAGGCCCTGGCCAAGCTGCTCATCGTCACCAAGTGGAACAAGCACGAGGACGTGGCCCAGGTGAGgacgctggggctggcagccagggctccCCCTCAGTGTCTGCattcctgtgctgtgtttgggagCCCAGCCGAGCAGGGATGTTTCAGTTTTCTCAGGGAGGTTCCCAGCTGGTACCACCTGAGGTCTGGCTCTTCTTGGGCTCTGTTTGGTTCTGTGGGCTGTCCCTGTTATTGGCCTGCAGGGTCTTGTTTATCCCTTCAGAAAActggaggcaaaaaaaaaaatctgtttaattcTAGGGATAAAAGAGATCTGGattgagtatttttaaatgatagTAAGAGATCATCACAAGCCACCCCAAGGGATGAGTTTTTGACCTGGTATCTGTGAACTTGCTGTGAGGCATCTATAAATAGTGACCCCCCAATAAGGAGCTGCTCTTTCATCAGTAGAATTTCAGGTTTTTATCCATTGTCATAAAAACCTcgttccttttttccccccattttctttttggtgATTACAGATGATTTCCCTGCTTCAGACCTGGCCCGAGCTGCCTGTCCTGAATgccttggagctgctggatttCAGCTTTCCTGACCGTTATGTTGGTTCCTTTGCTGTCAACTCCCTGAAGAAGCTGACGTAAGTGTTGTCCCAGGGGGGCAGAGCCCTCTCTATTTCTGCTCGGGGCTGTGAACAGGAGTGACAGCCTCGTCTGCACGGCTTTCACAGCAACACTTGTGGCAGGGAAGGCAAGGCTGTGTTTCACGTTTCCCTTCTGTCCACAGGGATGATGATGTGTTCCAGTACCTGCTGCAGCTTGTCCAGGTGCTCAAGTATGAATCCTACCTAGACTGTGAATTAACCAAGTTCCTGCTGGAAAGGGCATTATCCAACCGCAAGATCGGCCACTTCCTCTTCTGGCATCTGAGGTGAGGAGCAAACGTTTTAGGGTTTTTCTCAGTAATCAAGTGAAACCAGCATTTACCTTCATTGCTCTGGGAAGGGGGAACTGCTACTTTTTACCTCAGGTGACTCAGTGAGAATTATTACAGGAGGACGCAATAtcattttttgttcatttatttttgtcttttgtcaTTGTAATGGTGGTGTTTGGGATAGGTTCTGCTTTCAGAATTTATATGTATTTGTGACTATATACACACATGCCTCTGAGCTGGAATTTGCTTTGGGCTTCCATGGCcatgtgccagctctgagccatAAACTCTGAACAGTTCTTGGTCCCCAAGTGATGTTCTCAAAGGAGGGGTTGGTGATTGAGTCACCCAGAAAGATGTTTCATCACCTCAAGCAGTGATTTTCCTCCATCACCTTCTGGGGTGGgggcattttttccctttcccattacACAGAATCTAAACAGCAGCCAAATATTCTGGTGTTGTCCCCCCCTGTTGGTGGTGTGAGTGGGAGAATGAGTCACTGTGCTGTGACAAACCTCCCTGCTCTGACCTCCCTGCTCTAACTCCCTGCCCAGGTCAGAGATGCACGTCCCTGCTGTTTCCCTGAGGTTTGGCCTCATCCTGGAAGCCTACTGCCGGGGCAGCACCCACCACATGAAGGTGCTGATGAAGCAGGTACACATTGCCTGGGGCCATAGGGCTGCCTTCCCTCTGGCTTGGGGCTCCTTCCAGCTGTTGGCTCTCCCCAGTGAATGTTATCAGCAACACAAGAAAAGCCTCTAAGGGCTGTTGGTTTTGGCGTGTCCTGGAGATGCCCAGCATGGGTGGCTTTGCTCAGCCCTTACCCACCCACACGGGCTGCAGTCTGTGTCTGGAATGGTCTGGAATGGTCTGGAATGGTCTGGAATGTTCAGGCCACGGCTGCCATTAGGTCAGTTGGGAGAGGTGCTGATCCCTGGGAGCTGATCCCACTTGGCTGATCCAGAGCAGTGGATtcccttccagctgctgtgtgcaggtACTGCTGGCTTTTGCCCACTCTGAAACCTCTCTTACCTGGCAGGGGTCACTACCAGCGTCAGAAGCGAGAGACTCCTCTCTAGACAAAATTTGTATTCAAGATGTGCCCACAAGCCAGTGCTGCTTCTTTTCAGGACTGAGCAGAACCAGAACTCCCCAAAAGCATGGAAGGGCTCCAGGTCTCATCCTCACTTTTCCAGCCAGTgcacttcccttcctcctttgGTGTGTGGGAATGTGCTTTATTCCTGCTGCAGTCATTACCTTGCACTGCGTTTGTGCCCAGCAGAGTATCCACAATTAATTATGGATCTTCCTCAAGCAGATACTACTAAATTTGTTCTGTTGCAATGTGTGAAATTGCTACAAATAAGAGAACCAAAATTTACATTTCACAGGagattttaatgttttttaaactttctccaggaatttcctatttttttatcCCTCCCTCTTTTCAGGGAGAAGCACTGAACAAGATGAAAGCTCTGAATGACTTTGTGAAAGTGAGTTCTCAGAAGGCCACCAAGCCTCAAACCAAGGAGATGATGCACATGTGCATGAAGCAGGAAACCTACAGGGAAGCCCTTTCCCACCTCCAGTCCCCCCTGAACCCCAACATTATCCTCGCTGAAGTTTGGTAAGGGAGAGATCTGCACCTCTGAACTGGTGGGAATTTGGTGCTTTGTTTCACACTGGAGCCAGGTTTTGGGTTATCCCAAGGTTCTTTCCTCACGGAAGTCCCAAGTCCAGCAGAgggtggagctgctgcaggactggcAGCTTATCAGGATGGCTGATATTTTAATAGATGGAAACTGAtggtaatattttatttcctctagTGTGGATCAGTGCACCTTCATGGACTCCAAAATGAAACCTTTGTGGATTGTGTTTAATAATGAAGAGACAGGTGGAGGTGGAGTGggtataatttttaaaaatggagatGGTAAGTCTTTATTATGCCTGTGAAAATTTATCTTTTAGTCTCAAGTATTTACTGGGGTGAGTGGGACTAAATCTGGACCATTAAGAGGTTGTGTAAATGAGGGCCGTTTTAACATTTTTGAGTGAGTTTTTTGGTAGTAATCTGAAAATACTTATTAAATCCCCCCTATATTTCACGTGCCTCTCTCTTTCATTAAGATTTTAGTGCAGTAATTGGATACCTGTGAACAGTAAAATGATAATTTCCTCTGTAATGCTGCCCAGATCTGCGCCAGGACATGCTGACTCTGCAGATGATCCAGCTGATGGACATCCTGTGGAAGCAGGAGGGCCTGGACCTGAGGTGAGCAGTGTGCACACAGTTGTCCTCCTGCACTGGCAGATCGGGGGGGGTGAGGCTGTTTTCCCTGCAAGCTCATTTTGCCCCAGGTCTGTCTGGCGttctggagctgggcaggttctgtggggctggggaatagaactgcagagcagaaagggaccaggcagggcaggcaagGGGCAGCTTAGAAGTGAACACCACGCACTTGTGGGCAGGATTTCAGTGGAAGGGTTTCTCTCATCTCTGCAGGATGACCCCTTATGGCTGCCTCTCCACAGGAGACAGGACGGGGCTGATTGAGGTGGTCATGCACTCGGACACCATCGCCAACATCCAGCTCAACAAGAGCAACATGGTGGCCACGGCTGCCTTCAACAAGGACGCGCTGCTCAACTGGCTCAAGTCCAAGAACCCAGGGTGAGgggctccccttccctccccgcctccttttccttcagctgtgcacagctccaggctgtcccACATGGGACACCTCGTGTGGATCTCATTCCACTGTGGTCCTT
This window harbors:
- the PIK3CD gene encoding phosphatidylinositol 4,5-bisphosphate 3-kinase catalytic subunit delta isoform isoform X1, whose product is MPPGIYCPTEFWSKGENQNIQVDFLLPTGIYLNLSVPCNASLGTIKQVLWKHAQYEPLFHMLSDPEAYVFTCINQTAEQQELEDEQRRLCDIQPFLPVLRLVAREGDRAKKVLNSQISLLIGKGLHEFDSVQDPEVSDFRTKMCQFCEEKAAKRQQLSWAAWMEYSFPLQLEPVAKGLGTGSLQIPTKNIFVNVKFQSGGESFTFQISPWEFPITLMSYAIKKQATVFRHETVQKPEDYTLQVNGKCEYLYGNYPLYRFQHIRSCLQRGLTPHLTMVHSSAIIAMRDEQSNCITSPPKAACKPPPLPKKKPNYGSLWSLEQPFYIELVQGSKVNADERMKLVVQAGLFHGHEMLCKTVSSGEVAVSSEPVWRQRLDFDISVSDLPRMARLCLALYAVVEKAKKARSTKKKSKKADCPIAWVNVMLFDYKDQLKTGECCLHMWSSFPDEKGELLNPMGTVQCNPNTESAAALVICFPSVAAHPVYYPSFEQLLELGRNGEQPRAAPEDSEERLQLKEILERRSHTELYEHEKDLVWKMRYDIRDQYPQALAKLLIVTKWNKHEDVAQMISLLQTWPELPVLNALELLDFSFPDRYVGSFAVNSLKKLTDDDVFQYLLQLVQVLKYESYLDCELTKFLLERALSNRKIGHFLFWHLRSEMHVPAVSLRFGLILEAYCRGSTHHMKVLMKQGEALNKMKALNDFVKVSSQKATKPQTKEMMHMCMKQETYREALSHLQSPLNPNIILAEVCVDQCTFMDSKMKPLWIVFNNEETGGGGVGIIFKNGDDLRQDMLTLQMIQLMDILWKQEGLDLRMTPYGCLSTGDRTGLIEVVMHSDTIANIQLNKSNMVATAAFNKDALLNWLKSKNPGDALDQAIEEFTLSCAGYCVATYVLGIGDRHSDNIMVRETGQLFHIDFGHFLGNFKTKFGINRERVPFILTYDFVHVIQQGKTNNNEKFERFRGYCERAYMILRRHGLLFLHLFALMKAAGLPELSCSKDIQYLKDSLALGKTDEEALKHFRVKFNEALRESWKTKVNWLAHNVSKDNRQ
- the PIK3CD gene encoding phosphatidylinositol 4,5-bisphosphate 3-kinase catalytic subunit delta isoform isoform X2, translating into MPPGIYCPTEFWSKGENQNIQVDFLLPTGIYLNLSVPCNASLGTIKQVLWKHAQYEPLFHMLSDPEAYVFTCINQTAEQQELEDEQRRLCDIQPFLPVLRLVAREGDRAKKVLNSQISLLIGKGLHEFDSVQDPEVSDFRTKMCQFCEEKAAKRQQLSWAAWMEYSFPLQLEPVAKGLGTGSLQIPTKNIFVNVKFQSGGESFTFQISPWEFPITLMSYAIKKQATVFRHETVQKPEDYTLQHIRSCLQRGLTPHLTMVHSSAIIAMRDEQSNCITSPPKAACKPPPLPKKKPNYGSLWSLEQPFYIELVQGSKVNADERMKLVVQAGLFHGHEMLCKTVSSGEVAVSSEPVWRQRLDFDISVSDLPRMARLCLALYAVVEKAKKARSTKKKSKKADCPIAWVNVMLFDYKDQLKTGECCLHMWSSFPDEKGELLNPMGTVQCNPNTESAAALVICFPSVAAHPVYYPSFEQLLELGRNGEQPRAAPEDSEERLQLKEILERRSHTELYEHEKDLVWKMRYDIRDQYPQALAKLLIVTKWNKHEDVAQMISLLQTWPELPVLNALELLDFSFPDRYVGSFAVNSLKKLTDDDVFQYLLQLVQVLKYESYLDCELTKFLLERALSNRKIGHFLFWHLRSEMHVPAVSLRFGLILEAYCRGSTHHMKVLMKQGEALNKMKALNDFVKVSSQKATKPQTKEMMHMCMKQETYREALSHLQSPLNPNIILAEVCVDQCTFMDSKMKPLWIVFNNEETGGGGVGIIFKNGDDLRQDMLTLQMIQLMDILWKQEGLDLRMTPYGCLSTGDRTGLIEVVMHSDTIANIQLNKSNMVATAAFNKDALLNWLKSKNPGDALDQAIEEFTLSCAGYCVATYVLGIGDRHSDNIMVRETGQLFHIDFGHFLGNFKTKFGINRERVPFILTYDFVHVIQQGKTNNNEKFERFRGYCERAYMILRRHGLLFLHLFALMKAAGLPELSCSKDIQYLKDSLALGKTDEEALKHFRVKFNEALRESWKTKVNWLAHNVSKDNRQ